One genomic segment of Oenanthe melanoleuca isolate GR-GAL-2019-014 chromosome 5, OMel1.0, whole genome shotgun sequence includes these proteins:
- the LOC130253641 gene encoding LOW QUALITY PROTEIN: antigen WC1.1-like (The sequence of the model RefSeq protein was modified relative to this genomic sequence to represent the inferred CDS: deleted 1 base in 1 codon) — protein sequence MGPLLALALLVCVQLCAGSGELRLVGGGGRCAGRVELEHGGEWGSVCVFDFDWDDRWASVVCRQLGCGQVARASPYAPFGQGTGRIWLQPVFCNGTENALEECPHFGWGRHFCGHERDAGVTCTDAVELRLAGGDNPCAGRVEVKVQGCWGSVGDDSWDMEDAEVVCQQLGCGSAAGAYSARESFGEGDGPISLVLVDCQGSEATLWDCEIRGWGPYNVSIHVWDTAVVCKGFSQLAGGAGACAGQLEVRQGRAWLGVCEDQVDMKAAQVVCRELGCGEALAMGGSGRVGAAPGSLWDGGFQCNGTEPLLSTCARRPAPRQGCSGRASIICSPYTGFRLGNSSSGCSGRVEVAVRGTWGSVCASEWELPDAHVLCRHLGCGRALAVPPGGSFGSGEGPLRPDTFGCSGSERHPGQCPVSVLGKPPCAPGNAAAVSCSGFDSVPSLRLVGGQSLCDGRLEENITSPAWRRVPLHQWSKWDAHMVCGVLGCGMPKDVYTALGTGAALNSSHSKGDIMTEEVDNISGMGSVLSNSTEEMDGSREEMEDVSRMGAARNSSVEEIVVVCSSSRQVRLVGSSGRCAGRVEVYSGGSWSSVCQEGWELQDAAVVCRELGCGTALEAPSWARFGAGTGPLWPYMAECSGSEESLWECGRSEQRECGRGLGAGAVCSEQISVRLAGGRGRCRGYLEVSYNGTWGRVCSNGTSTGTAAAVCRQLGCGHRGWLSAVPGQPSRAWLAWVGCEDGARSLWGCPSAPPQLLQCGAGGHAHVDCEEVSDGSTETDTTPYPEGASSTGVPSSSTPAVGVGTVPVPTVLCVVLGTLLCLALGALAVLLCRARAWRRGHGRAADAISNAVYEELDYTAMPEYQEVPSGQGSLSQGWVKKLPYSSGDSVEGSDTEAAPVPPAWPQQGIPDGYDDVLDVAQDPPAPGSGDISKGVAQQSWICVLPTGGISSPPSVPGSTRDPWEQPPDHSDYDDVGSSALETAS from the exons ATGGGGCCGCTGCTGGCGCTGGCGCTGCTCGTGTGCGTGCAGCTGTGTGCGG GCTCCGGGGAGCTGCGTCTGgtgggcggcggcgggcgctgtGCCGGGCGCGTGGAGCTGGAGCACGGCGGGGAGTGGGGCTCCGTCTGTGTCTTCGACTTCGACTGGGACGACCGATGGGCCAGCGTGGTGTGCcggcagctgggctgtggccagGTGGCCAGGGCGTCCCCGTACGCCCCGTTCGGTCAGGGCACCGGGCGGATCTGGCTGCAGCCCGTGTTCTGCAACGGCACCGAGAATGCGCTGGAGGAGTGTCCGCACTTCGGATGGGGACGGCACTTCTGCGGCCACGAGCGGGATGCGGGGGTGacctgcacag ATGCCGTGGAGCTGAGGCTGGCGGGCGGCGACAATCCGTGTGCCGGGAGGGTGGAGGTGAAGGTGCAAGGatgctggggctctgtgggagACGACAGCTGGGACATGGAGGACGCTGAGGTGGtttgccagcagctgggctgtggctcgGCTGCCGGTGCCTACTCTGCTCGCGAGAGCTTCGGCGAAGGGGACGGGCCCATCAGTCTGGTGCTGGTGGACTGCCAAGGATCCGAGGCTACTCTGTGGGACTGCGAGATCCGTGGCTGGGGACCCTATAATGTCAGCATCCATGTCTGGGACACTGCGGTTGTGTGCAAAG GATTTTCCCAGCTTGCCGGAGGTGCCGGAGCCTGTGCCGGGCAGCTGGAGGTGCGGCAGGGCCGGGCCTGGCTTGGTGTGTGTGAGGATCAGGTGGACATGAAGGCGGCCCAGGtggtgtgcagggagctgggctgcgGTGAGGCGCTCGCCATGGGCGGCAGTGGCCGGGTTGGGGCGGCACCGGGATCGCTCTGGGACGGGGGCTTCCAGTGCAATGGCACCGAGCCCCTCCTGAGCACCTGCGCTCGGCGTCCGgcccccaggcagggctgcagcggCCGTGCCAGCATCATCTGCTCCC CCTACACGGGCTTCCGCCTGGGGAACAGCAGCTCGGGATGCTCCGGGCGAGTGGAGGTGGCCGTGAGGGGGACGTGGGGCTCCGTGTGCGCCAGCGAGTGGGAGCTGCCCGATGCGCACGTCCTGTGCCGCCACCTGGGCTGCGGCCGCGCCCTCGCCGTGCCCCCGGGAGGCTCCTTCGGCAGCGGGGAGGGGCCGCTGCGGCCGGACACCTTCGGCTGCAGCGGGAGCGAGCGGCACCCGGGCCAGTGCCCCgtgtctgtgctggggaagcCGCCCTGTGCCCCCGGGAACGCCGCTGCTGTCAGCTGCTCAG GTTTTGACTCCGTCCCGTCCCTGCGGCTGGTGGGCGGTCAGAGCTTGTGCGATGGGCGGCTGGAGGAGAACATAACCAGCCCGGCCTGGCGCCGTGTGCCTCTGCATCAGTGGAGTAAATGGGATGCTCATATGGTGTGtggggtgctgggctgtggtATGCCCAAGGACGTTTACACCGCCTTGGGAACGGGCGCTGCATtgaacagcagccacagcaagggGGACATCATGACTGAAGAGGTGGACAACATTTCGGGCATGGGCTCTGTGCTGAGTAACAGCACTGAGGAGATGGATGGCAGCCgggaggagatggaggatgTCTCACGGATGGGCGCTGCACGAAACAGCAGCGTTGAGGAGATCGTCGTCGTCTGCTCAA GCAGCCGGCAGGTGAGGCTGGTGGGGAGCTCAGGGCGCTGTGCCGGGCGCGTGGAGGTCTATTCcggtggcagctggagcagcgTGTGCCAGgaaggctgggagctgcaggacgCTGCCGTTGTGTGccgggagctgggctgtggcacgGCCCTGGAGGCGCCGAGCTGGGCGCGCTTCGGTGCCGGCACGGGGCCGCTGTGGCCGTACATGGCCGAGTGCTCCGGGAGCGAGGAGTCTCTCTGGGAATGCGGGCGCTCGGAACAGCGCGAGTGCGGGCGCGGCCTTGGGGCAGGGGCCGTGTGCTCAG AGCAGATCTCGGTGCGGCTGGCAGGCGGCCGTGGGCGCTGCCGTGGCTACCTGGAGGTGTCCTATAACGGCACCTGGGGCCGCGTGTGCTCCAACGGCACCAGCAccggcaccgccgccgccgTGTGCcgccagctgggctgtgggcaccGGGGCTGGCTGTCGGCCGTCCCCGGCCAGCCGTCCCGTGCCTGGCTGGCCTGGGTGGGCTGCGAGGACGGGGCCCGCTCACTCTGGGGGTGCCCCTCGGCACCCccgcagctgctgcag tgcggCGCTGGCGGGCACGCCCACGTGGATTGTGAGGAGGTCAGCGATGGCAGCACCGAGACAGACACTACCCCATATCCGgagggtgccagcagcacag gtgtccccagcagcagcaccccggCAGTGGGCGTGGGGACGGTGCCTGTGCCAACTGTGCTGTGCGTGGTGCTGGGGACgctgctgtgcctggccctgggtgccctggccgtgctgCTGTGCCGTGCCCGTGCCTGGCGCCGAG gccatggcagagctgcagatgcCATCTCCAACGCTGTCTACGAGGAGCTGGACTACACGGCCATGCCGGAGTACCAGGAGGTGCCCAGTGGCCAAG GTTCCCTGTCACAGGGATGGGTCAAGAAGCTGCCGTATTCCAGCGGGGACAGCGTGGAGGGCAGTGACACCGAGGCAGCCCCAG TGccccctgcctggccccagcaAGGAATCCCAGATGGCTACGACGATGTCCTGGATGTGGCTCAGgatccacctgctccaggcagTGGGGATATATCCAAGGgagtggcacagcagagctggatctGTGTCCTCCCCACAG GTGGAATCTCCTCGCCTCCAAGTGTCCCAGGATCTACAAGGGACCCCTGGGAACAGCCCCCAGACCACTCGGACTATGATGATGTcggcagcagtgccctggagacAGCATCATGA
- the LOC130254535 gene encoding NACHT, LRR and PYD domains-containing protein 12-like, translating to MKDVSHSGMTCCSSQGHRRDSREHMVQESPQDRELGTCARESPSFHSRFTSLSITREPWSKQGAKDGAVGTSQGCASTGSGAATPSPSSTISTALFEPDRDGQTPQVVVLVGAPGMGKTTMVRRVMLEWGEGTLHTQFDFVFCIDCKAMVLPMEASVAELVSQCCPGLRVPAGTILDGQKKILFIFDGFEALGFSLVRPEAELSSDPREVKPLELTLMSLLKKTVLPEASLLITVRPAALGRLRQCLKGEYYVEILGFSAARRKEYFHRYFENSNKADVAFRFARGNEILYSLCVIPVMSWTICTVLEQELCGKKNLLDCSKTTTGMIMFYLSQILKHRDRDNPQVLQQFLLQLCSLAAEGIWKHKVLFEEKEIKDCGLDQPSLLSFFLNERIPREGEDHESVYAFTHLHLQEFFAAMFYVLEDDGEMASSLGKLEKDVNKLLESYNKSRKDLNVTVRFLFGLVSQKSIEYMDKTIGCRISARAREELLQWLQGRHRGLSLPGQALKVSEMDTFHFLFEMNEKSFTQSALNHFTDLDLQDTKLTLYDQMALSFCIQHWAGLGCVTLQGCSFQWRDPEAELDASVPCSAVSAAGAHPGALVVRQREELPCPIRLLCRALRHRDSALQVLRLRWCQLSESCCAELAALLAEQPGLARLELADSSLGDSGVRLLCEGLRAPGCCLRILRLRYSRITSACCEDLAAVLSTNTSLEELDLSFSEGLRDAGVELLCEGLQHCACPLQTLRLGSCRLSGTCCQPLAVQLLQRPRLTCLDLSDNELGAHGVLQLCRQLQHPACPLRSLGLSTDGFSQALLQELDALRALQPALKIGNLLEHDVPQAGAMARLPCHRGLLQRGRKALPSFRTPSLL from the exons ATGAAGGACGTTTCTCACAGTGGAATGActtgctgcagcagccaag GGCACAGACGGGACAGCAGAGAGCACATGGTCCAGGAgtccccccaggacagggagctgggcacctgtgccagggagagccCGTCCTTCCACAGCCGCTTCACCAGCCTGAGCATCACCAGGGAGCCTTGGAGCAAGCAGGGAGCcaaggatggagctgtggggacCAGCCAGGGATGTGCCAGCACTGGCAGCGGGgcagccacccccagccccagcagcaccatcagCACTGCGCTGTTTGAGCCCGACAGAGACGGGCAAACCCCGCAGGTCGTGGTGCTGGTGGGGGCCCCGGGCATGGGGAAGACAACGATGGTCAGGAGGGTGATGCTGGAGTGGGGAGAAGGGACACTGCACACACAGTTTGACTTTGTCTTCTGCATTGACTGCAAAGCCATGGTCCTTCCCATGGAAGCCAGCGTGGCAGAGCTGGTTTCACAGTGCTGTCCTGGCCTGCGAGTGCCAGCTGGGACGATCCTGGATGGCCAGAAGAAGATCCTGTTCATTTTTGATGGCTTCGAGGCCCTGGGGTTTTCCTTGGTTCGGCCCgaagctgagctgagctctgaccCCAGGGAGGTGAAGCCACTGGAGCTCACCCTGATGAGCTTGTTGAAGAAGACTGTGCTCCCCGAAGCCTCTTTGCTCATCACCGTGAGGCCAGCGGCTCTTGGGAGGTTGAGGCAGTGCCTGAAGGGTGAGTATTACGTGGAGATACTGGGATtttcagcagccaggaggaagGAGTATTTCCACAGGTATTTTGAGAACTCCAACAAAGCAGATGTGGCCTTCAGATTTGCCAGAGGCAACGAGATCCTCTATAGCTTGTGTGTCATCCCTGTCATGAGCTGGACCATCTGCACTGTCCTTGAACAAGAGCTTTGTGGGAAGAAAAACCTCCTTGACTGCTCCAAAACCACCACAGGGATGATAATGTTCTACCTCTCCCAAATCCTgaagcacagggacagggacaaccCCCAGGTTCTCCAGCAGTTCCTACTCCAGCTTTGCTCCTTGGCTGCTGAGGGTATCTGGAAGCACAAGGTCCTCTTTGAGGAGAAGGAAATCAAGGATTGTGGCTTGGACCAGCCAAGTCTTCTCTCCTTCTTCCTCAATGAAAGGATCCCAAGGGAAGGAGAAGACCATGAGAGTGTCTATGCCTTCACCCACCTGCACCTCCAGGAGTTTTTTGCAGCAATGTTTTACGTTCTGGAGGATGATGGGGAAATGGCCAGCAGTTTGGGGAAGCTTGAGAAGGATGTAAATAAATTATTGGAAAGCTACAACAAGTCCAGAAAGGATTTGAACGTAACAGTGAGATTCCTCTTTGGTCTGGTCAGCCAGAAATCCATAGAGTACATGGACAAAACCATTGGGTGCAGAATTTCAGCACGAGCCAGGGAAGAATTGCTGCAGTGGCTTCAGGGGAGGCACAGAGGCCTCTCCCTCCCTGGCCAAGCACTGAAGGTTTCAGAGATGGACACTTTCCACTTCTTGTTCGAGATGAATGAGAAGAGCTTCACACAAAGTGCATTGAATCATTTCACTGACCTGGACTTGCAGGACACCAAGCTGACACTCTATGACCAGATGGCTCTTTCCTTCTGCATCCAgcactgggctggactgggctgtgtcaccctccagggatgctccttCCAATGGCGGGAtcctgaggcagagctggatgcGTCAGTGCCTTG ctctgcagtctcGGCAGCCGGAGCACATCCCGGGGCCCTGGTCGTGCGGCAGCgggaggagctgccctgccccatcCGCCTGCTCTGCCGGGCTCTGCGGCACCGGGACAGCGCCCTGCAGGTGCTCCG GCTGCGGTGGTGCCAGCTGTCCGAGAGCTGCTGCGCGGAGCTGGCAGCGCTGCTGGcggagcagcctggcctggcccGTCTGGAGCTGGCTGACAGCTCGCTGGGTGACAGCGGCGTGCGCCTCCTCTGCGAGGGGCTGAGGGCTCCGGGCTGCTGCCTGCGCATCCTGCG GCTGCGGTATTCCCGCATCACCAGCGCCTGCTGTGAGGACCTGGCCGCTGTGCTGAGCACCAACACaagcctggaggagctggattTGTCCTTCAGCGAGGGGCTGCGCGATGCTGGCgtggagctgctgtgtgaggggctgcagcactgtgcctgCCCACTGCAGACACTGCG gctgggcagctgcCGGCTGTCAGGCACCTGCTGCCAAcccctggctgtgcagctcctgcagaggcCCCGTCTCACCTGCCTGGACCTGAGTGACAACGAGCTGGGAGCCCACGGCGTCCTGCAGCTCTGCCGGCAGCTCCAGCATCCCGCCTGCCCGCTGCGGAGCCTGGG GCTGAGCACGGACGGCTtcagccaggccctgctgcaggaactggaCGCCCTGCGGGCACTGCAGCCCGCCCTGAAGATCGGCAACCTCCTGGAGCATGATGTGCCACAGGCAGGGGCCATGGCCCGGCTGCCGTGCCACCGTGGGCTCCTGCAGCGGGGCAGGAAGGCGCTGCCCTCCTTCAGAACACCTTCCCTCCTTTAG
- the CEND1 gene encoding cell cycle exit and neuronal differentiation protein 1, translating to MDSKGNVRSGNKPDAKAASSGKPEKPNPGPATNADKKETPKEQPAPATATKKAGSDAAIANNHSNLKGSPAATEAQEASGQSSDSDHKGNSSEESPGSFFDNMKPLIIVGGVAVAALAVIVGVAFLARKK from the coding sequence ATGGATTCCAAAGGCAACGTCCGAAGCGGAAACAAACCCGACGCCAAGGCCGCCAGCTCTGGGAAGCCGGAAAAACCCAACCCTGGGCCTGCCACGAATGCAGACAAGAAGGAGACCCCCAAagagcagcctgctcctgccacgGCCACCAAGAAGGCGGGCAGTGATGCCGCCATCGCCAACAACCACAGCAACCTGAAAGGCAGCCCCGCCGCCACGGAGGCACAGGAGGCCAGCGGCCAGTCCTCTGACTCTGACCACAAGGGAAACAGCTCCGAGGAGTCACCGGGCAGCTTCTTCGACAACATGAAGCCCTTGATCATCGTCGGAGGAGTGGCGGTGGCTGCGCTGGCTGTGATTGTGGGAGTGGCATTCCTAGCCCGGAAAAAATGA